The region TCCAGTATTATTCTTGTAAAAGATGTACTGCACAACTCCATGCTCTCAATACTGACGGTTATAGGGTTTGCTGTAGGTCACCTTTTTGCCGGCAGCGTAGTTATCGAGGCGATTTTCCAATGGCCCGGAATGGGGAAACTGGTAATGGACGCTATTTCAGCCAGAGATTATCCGGTAATACAGGGGTTCGTGGTTTATATAGCAATCATCTATGTTCTCATCAATCTGCTGACTGATCTAGCCTATCGTTATTTTGACCCTCGGGTAACTGAAAGCTGAGAGCTCCCCATGAAAAAAAATAATAAAGATTTCTGGTTGAGGATGTTCCTCGTCGTAGCCTGTCTATTGGTGTTGGGAAGTTTATTTGCGGAGCATTTTGCTCCGAATGACCCATATGCCACGCATATAATGCGCATGCGGGAGGGGCCGGGTCCGGAATTCCCCATGGGAACGGACGCCATGGGGCGCTGTGTCTTATCTCGATTACTGTATGGTGCACAGACGAGTGTTTTTTTCTCTCTGACTCTTGTAGTCGTTACAGCTACGTTTGGAGCATTGGTCGGCATTATTTGCGGATACTACAGCGGCTCTGCCGATAAGGTTGTCATGCGTTTTATCGACGGTATTATGGCCTTTCCACAGATGGTTCTGGCTATTTCCGTAGCAGGTATTCTTGGGGGAGGGATGGTCAACGCAATGCTGGCAATGGGGTTTGCCAGTTGGACCCCATATGCGCGTCTGGCCCGAAGTCGAGTCATCTCATTGAAAAATGAAGAGTTTATTCAGGCCGCCAGAATATCTGGATGCAACGATATTGTAATTATGGCCAAATATATCTTGCCTAATCTTTTTAATTCTCTCCTTACCTTTGCTACTTCCCAGATAGGCACGGTGATGCTGGGCTTTGCAGGACTTTCTTTCCTTGGACTCGGCGTACAGCTTCCCCAAGCTGAATGGGGCAGTATGATAAGTGAGTCCAGAGGAATGCTACGTACAGCCCCATGGGCTGTTATATATCCGGCTGTGGCTCTAGTTGTTACGGTCATGGTGTTCAATTATCTTGGGGACGCCTTGCGTGACCGTATTGACGTTAAGGATATCGACGAGGGCCACGTATGAAAAATACAG is a window of Desulfovibrio sp. UCD-KL4C DNA encoding:
- a CDS encoding ABC transporter permease, with the protein product MKKNNKDFWLRMFLVVACLLVLGSLFAEHFAPNDPYATHIMRMREGPGPEFPMGTDAMGRCVLSRLLYGAQTSVFFSLTLVVVTATFGALVGIICGYYSGSADKVVMRFIDGIMAFPQMVLAISVAGILGGGMVNAMLAMGFASWTPYARLARSRVISLKNEEFIQAARISGCNDIVIMAKYILPNLFNSLLTFATSQIGTVMLGFAGLSFLGLGVQLPQAEWGSMISESRGMLRTAPWAVIYPAVALVVTVMVFNYLGDALRDRIDVKDIDEGHV